The Brevibacillus brevis genome contains a region encoding:
- a CDS encoding histidine--tRNA ligase: MENEVLKTVKGTKDFMPQEQMQRNWIRRTLEAVFETYGCKPLETPMLQHYELLASKYGGGDEILKEVYRLSDQGDRELGLRYDLTVPLTKVVGMNPEMRMPFKRYEIGKVFRDGPVKTGRLREFIQCDVDIVGTTSVLAEAELLSMAFEAFKRLGLDVYIEVNNRKLLSGVLQELGVPGERAGDVMLSLDKLEKIGVDGVRDDLRERNVEEPLVFAITSFLQEGVINLDLLAERFTTQLVQEGIRELRDMLAYVKGAGVGGELRFSPFLARGLGIYTGIVYEIFLQDGSITSSIGSGGRYDQIIGRLLEDGREYPAVGISFGLDVILAALANRNTQEQKAADVLVIPLGTEALSLGLANRLRESGIRVELELTGRRLKKALDYANKEGFAFALIYGENEVNSGQVVVRDMREGTEQPVPLELIEKWLSDKLSG, translated from the coding sequence ATGGAAAACGAAGTATTAAAAACGGTAAAAGGCACAAAAGATTTCATGCCGCAGGAGCAAATGCAACGAAACTGGATACGCCGGACGCTCGAAGCTGTATTCGAGACATACGGCTGCAAACCATTGGAGACCCCTATGCTGCAGCACTACGAATTGCTGGCATCCAAGTACGGCGGCGGGGATGAAATCTTGAAGGAAGTGTATCGCTTGAGCGATCAAGGAGATAGAGAGCTTGGGCTGCGCTACGATTTGACCGTACCGTTGACGAAGGTAGTGGGCATGAATCCGGAGATGCGGATGCCGTTCAAGCGGTATGAGATCGGAAAAGTATTTCGGGACGGTCCAGTAAAAACCGGGCGATTGCGTGAATTTATTCAATGCGATGTTGATATCGTGGGAACGACATCGGTGCTGGCTGAAGCAGAATTGCTCAGTATGGCGTTTGAGGCATTCAAGCGGCTGGGGCTCGACGTGTACATTGAGGTCAACAACCGCAAGCTGTTGTCTGGGGTGCTTCAGGAGCTGGGAGTTCCCGGTGAGAGGGCCGGGGATGTCATGCTGTCGCTGGATAAGCTCGAGAAAATCGGCGTGGACGGAGTGCGTGATGACTTGCGGGAGCGAAACGTCGAGGAGCCACTCGTTTTCGCGATAACGTCTTTCCTGCAAGAAGGTGTGATTAACCTGGATCTGTTGGCAGAGCGCTTTACAACCCAGCTAGTTCAGGAAGGGATTCGGGAGCTGCGCGATATGCTTGCCTATGTAAAAGGAGCGGGTGTGGGTGGAGAGCTTCGTTTCTCGCCGTTTTTGGCAAGAGGTTTAGGGATCTACACGGGGATTGTGTATGAGATCTTTTTGCAGGATGGAAGTATTACGTCCAGTATCGGCAGTGGGGGACGTTATGATCAGATTATCGGTCGGCTTTTGGAAGATGGAAGAGAGTATCCCGCTGTAGGGATTTCGTTTGGGTTGGATGTCATTCTTGCCGCGTTGGCAAATCGCAACACACAAGAGCAGAAAGCTGCCGATGTCCTCGTCATTCCTCTCGGGACAGAAGCACTCAGTCTTGGTCTGGCCAATCGATTGCGCGAGAGCGGCATCAGAGTCGAGCTGGAGCTGACAGGTAGACGACTGAAAAAAGCACTCGATTATGCAAACAAAGAAGGCTTTGCCTTTGCCTTAATCTATGGGGAAAACGAAGTGAACAGTGGGCAGGTCGTCGTCCGAGATATGCGAGAGGGAACAGAACAGCCTGTTCCTTTGGAGTTGATTGAAAAGTGGCTGTCCGACAAGCTATCAGGGTAA
- a CDS encoding M1 family metallopeptidase, with the protein MWRKHWGVIVAVGVVLTVFLTVRPWTGQAGSDAQEIVPIDHRHAAVTYKADVQIDMNKHVVKGMLTARFVPQDDQAYFHLYPNAFSANAALSSENWEVVLGKQREPGGIKINEVRVNGKSVGVQYAGKTNALLQVPLPARTSSAEMVVDMKFQLEVPFNNGRMSYHDHAMWLGNWLPILAVKDAGGWRLDPYSAIGDPFYSDVANYHLRVQLPEGYQLATSGLESVAVITETRPQRLKIYEVDAWNVRDFALVVMDDTYQPISGKVGETIVRTWVQKSDDPQNVERIHETARESLDYYGKQFGVYPYKEYDVVKTGGFFGGMEYPSLVFIAQEYFDRSDAIGEAVVAHETAHQWFYGLVGNDEVREAWVDEGLTDYATMVFLQQKSPARSQAYIQMRLGQARAAEGYASQGVTAKSSVAAFPDWRSYNDLVYGRAGAMWWNLKEEWGVERLHQVLRQYVRDHQYKQANGEKVTELLTAAAGADATPFLDYWLQVELEKAEAANNWVEKGKHE; encoded by the coding sequence ATGTGGCGGAAGCATTGGGGGGTCATCGTGGCAGTAGGAGTCGTTTTGACTGTATTCTTGACCGTCCGTCCTTGGACAGGGCAGGCTGGCTCAGATGCTCAGGAGATTGTGCCGATTGATCACAGGCACGCTGCAGTCACTTACAAGGCCGACGTACAAATCGATATGAATAAGCACGTGGTGAAAGGCATGCTGACGGCTCGTTTTGTCCCACAAGATGACCAAGCTTATTTTCATTTATATCCTAATGCTTTTTCTGCAAACGCTGCTCTCAGTAGTGAAAACTGGGAGGTTGTGCTGGGCAAACAGCGTGAGCCTGGTGGTATCAAGATAAACGAAGTACGGGTTAACGGAAAAAGTGTCGGTGTACAGTATGCAGGAAAGACCAATGCGCTTTTACAAGTGCCCCTTCCTGCCAGAACATCGTCTGCTGAGATGGTGGTGGATATGAAATTTCAGCTCGAGGTCCCTTTTAACAACGGGCGAATGTCTTACCATGATCATGCGATGTGGCTGGGCAACTGGCTGCCGATCTTGGCGGTCAAGGACGCAGGGGGCTGGCGGCTCGATCCTTATTCCGCGATTGGCGATCCATTTTACTCAGATGTGGCGAATTATCACTTGCGTGTGCAGTTACCAGAGGGATACCAGCTTGCTACGAGTGGATTGGAGAGCGTGGCTGTCATTACCGAGACGAGACCACAACGGCTAAAAATCTATGAGGTGGACGCATGGAACGTTCGGGATTTTGCCCTTGTCGTCATGGACGATACGTACCAGCCCATATCTGGCAAGGTCGGGGAAACCATCGTACGTACGTGGGTGCAGAAAAGTGATGACCCGCAAAACGTAGAACGTATACATGAGACTGCCAGGGAGTCTCTCGACTATTACGGAAAACAGTTCGGCGTGTATCCGTATAAGGAATACGATGTTGTCAAAACAGGCGGCTTTTTTGGCGGAATGGAATACCCGAGCCTCGTTTTTATTGCCCAGGAGTATTTTGACCGCAGCGATGCCATAGGGGAAGCGGTCGTAGCGCATGAAACGGCACATCAGTGGTTTTACGGGTTGGTCGGAAACGACGAGGTGCGAGAGGCTTGGGTGGATGAGGGACTGACGGATTATGCAACGATGGTATTTTTGCAGCAAAAGTCCCCTGCACGTTCACAAGCGTATATTCAAATGCGGCTAGGTCAAGCACGTGCAGCGGAAGGATATGCGAGCCAAGGAGTCACTGCGAAATCGTCTGTGGCGGCTTTTCCAGATTGGAGGAGCTACAATGACCTCGTCTATGGGCGAGCGGGTGCCATGTGGTGGAACTTGAAAGAGGAATGGGGAGTTGAACGACTGCATCAGGTGTTGCGTCAATATGTACGAGATCATCAATACAAGCAGGCAAATGGGGAGAAAGTCACAGAGCTGTTGACTGCAGCGGCCGGGGCTGATGCCACTCCCTTTCTGGATTATTGGCTTCAGGTCGAGTTAGAGAAAGCAGAAGCGGCAAACAATTGGGTAGAAAAAGGTAAACACGAATAA
- the purE gene encoding 5-(carboxyamino)imidazole ribonucleotide mutase — protein sequence MLQPLVGVIMGSTSDWETMKEACAILDELQVPYEKKVVSAHRTPDLMFTYAETAKSRGLEVIIAGAGGAAHLPGMVAAKTELPVIGVPVKSSNLNGLDSLLSIVQMPGGVPVATVAIGKAGAINAGLLAAQILGIKYPDVQERFVQRRDDVRNKVLEASELE from the coding sequence ATGCTACAGCCTTTGGTAGGAGTCATTATGGGCAGTACGTCAGACTGGGAAACAATGAAGGAAGCTTGCGCAATCTTGGACGAATTGCAGGTACCGTACGAAAAGAAGGTCGTGTCTGCACACAGAACGCCAGACTTGATGTTTACGTATGCCGAGACCGCTAAAAGCCGCGGCTTGGAAGTCATTATTGCGGGTGCGGGCGGGGCGGCGCATTTGCCAGGAATGGTAGCTGCTAAGACAGAGCTGCCTGTCATTGGTGTACCGGTGAAATCATCCAACTTGAATGGTCTCGACTCGCTTTTGTCGATTGTGCAAATGCCAGGGGGCGTACCTGTGGCGACAGTTGCGATCGGAAAAGCTGGAGCTATCAATGCAGGGTTATTGGCTGCGCAAATTTTAGGGATCAAATATCCAGACGTACAAGAGCGGTTCGTGCAAAGACGTGATGATGTACGCAATAAGGTGCTGGAGGCTAGTGAACTCGAATGA
- the purK gene encoding 5-(carboxyamino)imidazole ribonucleotide synthase, giving the protein MTTKDRKQIKPGSTLGILGGGQLGRMIALAGRAMGYRFVTMDPTADAPCGQTADRQIVASYDDVEAAMQLASVSDVISYEFENVDAQVAEVLESRAYVPQGSRLLRITQNRIREKTAIREIGIPVAPFCVVNSLEDLQNAVRELGLPAVMKTATGGYDGKGQWVLRSEAELAEAYETLSKAGTELIVEQFVPFQMELSVIAARNPAGELAVFPVSENIHQENILHLSIVPARISAEVAARAEEIARTIVEKLDVVGLIAVELFLTEDGQLYVNELAPRPHNSGHFTMDACVTSQFEQHVRAVCNLPLGSTELLSSVVMVNILGEHLQPVIDQIDKLPRTAKLHLYGKAESKAKRKMGHINVLAPTVEEALTLIDELKIWTNTSEVLS; this is encoded by the coding sequence ATGACAACCAAAGACCGTAAGCAAATCAAACCAGGATCGACCTTAGGAATACTCGGCGGAGGACAGCTTGGACGGATGATTGCTCTTGCGGGACGAGCTATGGGCTACCGCTTTGTCACAATGGACCCGACGGCAGACGCACCATGCGGCCAAACGGCAGATCGGCAAATTGTTGCCAGCTACGATGATGTAGAAGCAGCGATGCAGCTTGCCTCGGTCAGTGATGTCATCTCTTATGAATTTGAAAATGTCGATGCACAGGTGGCTGAAGTGTTGGAGAGCCGCGCTTATGTACCGCAGGGGAGCCGTCTTTTGCGTATCACCCAAAATCGGATTCGGGAAAAGACTGCTATTCGCGAGATCGGCATTCCTGTTGCTCCGTTTTGTGTCGTGAATAGCTTGGAGGATTTGCAGAACGCCGTGCGTGAACTGGGACTGCCTGCTGTTATGAAGACCGCAACCGGTGGCTATGACGGCAAAGGGCAATGGGTATTGAGAAGCGAGGCTGAGCTGGCGGAGGCGTATGAAACGTTATCCAAAGCAGGTACAGAGCTGATCGTGGAACAATTTGTACCATTCCAAATGGAGTTGTCTGTGATTGCTGCACGCAATCCTGCGGGAGAATTGGCTGTTTTTCCTGTGTCAGAAAATATTCATCAGGAAAACATCCTGCACCTGAGCATTGTTCCAGCTCGTATTTCGGCTGAAGTAGCAGCCCGCGCGGAAGAAATTGCCCGCACGATTGTAGAAAAGCTGGATGTGGTCGGACTCATTGCAGTTGAGCTGTTTTTGACCGAAGATGGTCAGCTGTATGTCAATGAATTGGCGCCTCGACCGCATAACTCCGGGCATTTTACCATGGATGCATGTGTGACCTCGCAGTTTGAGCAGCATGTTCGGGCAGTTTGCAATCTGCCTTTGGGATCTACAGAGTTGCTCTCGAGCGTCGTGATGGTTAATATTTTGGGAGAGCATCTACAGCCTGTCATCGATCAGATCGACAAGCTGCCGCGCACAGCCAAGCTCCATTTGTACGGAAAAGCAGAGAGCAAGGCCAAGCGAAAAATGGGGCATATCAATGTGCTCGCCCCTACTGTAGAAGAAGCGCTCACCCTGATCGATGAGCTGAAAATCTGGACGAATACATCGGAGGTATTATCATGA
- a CDS encoding NTF2 fold immunity protein: MNFMDAWEQIIAEQERERDRLRVNQITVRVDDKKKSKRNVHQKEKFIEYGFVERDLYDEKLFGRFELYFADRDTLLQQDRFGDEMAFGELADEHAVATAIFSYLAEHYSQFLEESPFAISYNPIAEAWIIEGTLPPGWLGGVIYIALAKENGKLLMMYGTR; encoded by the coding sequence ATGAACTTTATGGATGCTTGGGAACAAATAATAGCGGAGCAGGAACGAGAACGTGACCGGCTTCGAGTCAATCAAATCACCGTACGGGTCGATGATAAGAAAAAGAGCAAACGCAACGTTCATCAAAAGGAAAAGTTCATCGAATATGGCTTTGTAGAACGTGATTTGTATGATGAGAAATTATTTGGGAGGTTTGAACTCTATTTCGCAGATCGCGACACTCTTCTCCAGCAAGATCGGTTTGGAGATGAAATGGCTTTTGGCGAGCTTGCAGATGAACATGCAGTTGCAACGGCAATCTTCTCCTATTTAGCGGAGCACTATTCTCAGTTTTTGGAGGAATCTCCCTTCGCTATCAGCTATAACCCTATTGCAGAAGCTTGGATTATCGAAGGAACTCTTCCTCCGGGATGGCTTGGCGGGGTCATTTATATTGCTCTTGCAAAAGAAAATGGCAAGCTTCTCATGATGTATGGAACGAGATAG
- a CDS encoding GNAT family N-acetyltransferase codes for MNPLLLSFPEHFETQRLLIRAPQWGDGQFVNEAIRESVNEMRPWLPFVKNLPSIDDSEAYVRKARLNFLERTDLVLHIFEKNTGQFVGSSGLHRFDWYVRKFEIGYWLRTSRTGEGLMTEAVKGIVAFAISELEANRLEIRCDTRNNASIAVAKKAGFTLEGTLRNVNLNDSGELTDTHIFSMAKGYEYH; via the coding sequence ATGAATCCACTACTTCTCTCTTTTCCGGAACATTTTGAAACTCAGCGATTATTGATTAGAGCACCGCAATGGGGTGATGGTCAATTTGTAAATGAAGCCATACGTGAGAGTGTAAATGAGATGCGCCCCTGGCTTCCGTTTGTAAAAAACCTCCCATCTATTGACGATTCAGAAGCCTACGTGCGTAAGGCCAGGCTCAATTTTCTAGAGCGCACAGATTTAGTGCTACATATATTTGAAAAGAATACAGGGCAATTTGTGGGCAGTAGTGGGCTCCATCGCTTTGATTGGTATGTACGCAAATTTGAAATTGGATATTGGCTGCGCACATCGCGTACTGGTGAGGGTCTAATGACAGAGGCAGTAAAAGGTATCGTTGCCTTTGCTATTTCTGAGTTGGAAGCTAACCGTCTTGAGATTCGCTGTGATACACGGAATAACGCAAGTATAGCTGTAGCTAAGAAGGCAGGTTTTACGTTGGAGGGTACTTTACGCAATGTTAACCTAAATGACTCAGGAGAACTAACTGATACCCATATCTTTTCAATGGCAAAAGGATATGAATATCATTGA
- a CDS encoding M1 family metallopeptidase has protein sequence MKKWVLMVGCSLLFLTWMLPVYAEEGNALTRKPLYQADVRIDPIKKEVAGTVTITFWPKDPARAYLHLYPNVFTEEHQGMLWEELLGNGPMLGTYTNKKLLVDGVTVVGKKTKDLNILEVPLEGEPGPRKIMMEFEMTLPQNDGRMSYDDQSIWLGNWLPVLAVYDKEGWHLDPYEPVGDPFYSENADYEVNVTLPTDYQLASTASDRTAKQVSAREGEKTIQLGAENVRDFALVVMDASYQRIETKVGETVVRTWWRKTDDPATAEQIHEAAAKSLAYFHHQLGAYPYPEYDVVRTGGAINGMEYPALVFLDGRHFFSGEETGIVTVVHETAHQWFYGLLGNNQVKEAWLDEGFTEYVTLSYLSQQDPLMGAERVRRRLEQGTSVQYYVAEEQRPWQALSAFPDNQSYSDLVYSRPSSMLWLLQGAWGEERVHDVLKQYVEMYRYQVVTGKEWEAFLSEMAGEDASAFLDYWLKVDMSQQEQAAAWLERQRLKHQKK, from the coding sequence GTGAAGAAATGGGTCTTAATGGTCGGTTGTAGCTTATTGTTTTTGACGTGGATGTTGCCTGTATATGCTGAGGAGGGTAATGCGCTTACGCGTAAACCGCTCTATCAGGCTGATGTGCGAATTGATCCAATCAAGAAAGAAGTAGCAGGAACCGTAACGATTACCTTTTGGCCAAAAGACCCTGCTCGTGCCTATCTCCATCTTTACCCGAATGTATTTACTGAAGAGCATCAAGGCATGCTATGGGAGGAACTTTTAGGCAATGGCCCTATGCTTGGCACATACACTAATAAAAAGCTCTTGGTCGATGGTGTCACTGTCGTCGGCAAAAAGACGAAGGACCTGAACATACTCGAAGTGCCTCTAGAAGGAGAGCCGGGCCCACGAAAGATTATGATGGAGTTCGAGATGACTCTTCCGCAAAACGACGGCAGGATGTCCTACGATGACCAATCGATTTGGCTGGGGAACTGGCTCCCGGTTCTTGCGGTGTACGACAAGGAAGGCTGGCATCTCGATCCGTACGAGCCTGTCGGTGATCCATTTTACAGTGAGAACGCAGATTATGAGGTGAACGTGACGCTGCCAACAGACTATCAACTGGCGAGCACAGCGTCAGACAGGACTGCAAAGCAGGTTTCTGCTCGTGAGGGAGAAAAGACGATACAGCTCGGCGCAGAAAACGTGAGGGATTTTGCCCTTGTCGTTATGGATGCCTCCTATCAACGAATAGAAACGAAGGTGGGCGAAACAGTCGTTCGAACATGGTGGCGGAAAACAGATGATCCGGCAACTGCTGAGCAGATTCATGAAGCAGCAGCGAAGTCTCTCGCCTATTTTCATCATCAATTGGGTGCCTATCCATATCCCGAATACGATGTGGTAAGGACTGGTGGCGCGATTAACGGGATGGAGTATCCGGCATTAGTCTTTCTCGACGGACGTCATTTCTTTTCCGGGGAAGAAACAGGTATCGTCACGGTTGTCCATGAGACGGCACACCAGTGGTTTTACGGCTTGCTCGGAAATAATCAGGTAAAGGAAGCATGGCTGGATGAGGGATTCACGGAGTACGTGACGCTCTCGTATTTATCTCAGCAAGACCCGCTGATGGGAGCAGAACGAGTGCGCAGACGGCTGGAGCAAGGCACCTCTGTTCAGTATTACGTGGCAGAGGAACAGCGTCCTTGGCAAGCACTGTCTGCATTTCCTGATAATCAGAGCTATAGCGATCTTGTTTATTCCCGTCCGTCCTCGATGCTGTGGCTATTGCAGGGAGCGTGGGGGGAAGAAAGGGTACATGATGTTTTGAAGCAGTATGTCGAGATGTACCGTTATCAGGTTGTGACTGGAAAGGAATGGGAAGCTTTTCTATCTGAGATGGCAGGAGAAGATGCGAGCGCTTTCTTGGATTATTGGTTGAAAGTAGACATGTCCCAGCAGGAACAGGCAGCAGCTTGGCTGGAGCGCCAACGTCTCAAGCATCAGAAGAAGTAA
- a CDS encoding NCS2 family permease: MRNYFEFDKLGTNYRREIIAGITTFLAMAYILAVNPFILSGADLPPDLKANYPEFGAVFTATALAAALGTLLMGILGRLPIGQAPGMGLNAFFTYTVVLTMQIPWQQALAGVFLSCTIFLILSLTGVREAIIKAIPQSLKYAVSAGIGLFIAFIGLKNAGIIVANDATFVALGHLTFYHEGMKPEEILAAKNALLAVFGLIVTVILLSRKFNAGIFIGMLITAITGMIFGLVNLPEQVVSAPPSLAPTFGAAFQYLGDPSALFTVNMLIVVLTFLFVDFFDATGTLLGVANQAGLLREDGNLPRPGKALASDAIAGMAGAVLGTSTTTAYVESTAGVAAGGRSGFTAVVTGIMFLLALFFSPILAIVTPAVTAPALIIVGVLMASHIAKVAWDDLDEAFPAFLTILLMPLTYSIATGIATGFIVYPVMKVMKGKAREVHPAMYVLFFVFLAYFIWLRE; this comes from the coding sequence GTGCGGAACTATTTCGAGTTTGACAAGCTAGGCACCAATTACCGTCGCGAAATCATCGCGGGTATCACTACTTTTTTGGCAATGGCATATATCTTGGCTGTCAATCCATTCATTCTCAGTGGTGCTGATCTGCCGCCAGATTTGAAAGCGAACTATCCTGAATTTGGGGCTGTCTTTACCGCAACGGCTTTGGCTGCTGCTCTCGGTACACTGTTAATGGGTATTCTCGGACGTTTGCCGATCGGACAAGCTCCGGGGATGGGATTGAACGCATTTTTCACTTATACCGTCGTTCTGACGATGCAAATTCCTTGGCAACAGGCTTTGGCTGGCGTATTCCTTTCTTGTACGATCTTTTTGATTCTGTCCCTGACTGGTGTTCGTGAAGCGATCATCAAAGCGATTCCACAAAGCTTAAAGTACGCAGTTTCGGCAGGGATTGGTCTTTTTATCGCGTTTATCGGTTTGAAAAACGCGGGTATCATCGTAGCAAATGATGCCACCTTCGTAGCACTGGGACATCTGACCTTCTATCACGAGGGCATGAAGCCGGAAGAAATTTTGGCAGCGAAAAATGCATTGCTCGCTGTGTTTGGTCTGATCGTGACGGTCATTCTGCTTTCTCGCAAATTCAATGCGGGTATCTTTATCGGAATGTTGATTACGGCGATTACCGGGATGATTTTCGGACTGGTGAATCTGCCTGAGCAAGTCGTTTCTGCACCACCGAGCCTTGCTCCTACATTCGGTGCTGCGTTCCAATATCTCGGTGATCCATCCGCATTGTTCACCGTGAATATGCTGATTGTTGTTTTGACGTTCTTGTTTGTAGACTTTTTCGATGCGACGGGTACGCTCTTGGGTGTAGCAAACCAAGCTGGATTGCTCCGCGAAGACGGCAACTTGCCACGTCCAGGAAAAGCACTCGCTTCCGATGCGATTGCAGGTATGGCAGGTGCCGTACTCGGTACATCTACCACTACAGCTTATGTTGAGTCGACAGCAGGGGTAGCGGCAGGTGGACGCTCCGGATTTACGGCAGTGGTCACAGGGATCATGTTCCTTCTTGCGTTGTTCTTCTCGCCGATTCTCGCAATTGTGACACCAGCGGTTACAGCACCAGCGCTCATTATCGTCGGTGTTCTGATGGCATCTCACATTGCAAAAGTGGCTTGGGATGACCTGGATGAAGCGTTCCCTGCATTCCTGACGATTTTGTTGATGCCATTGACTTACAGTATTGCAACAGGGATTGCGACGGGCTTCATCGTTTATCCGGTGATGAAGGTAATGAAGGGCAAGGCTCGCGAAGTACATCCGGCGATGTATGTGCTGTTCTTCGTCTTCCTGGCGTACTTCATCTGGTTGCGCGAATAG
- the purB gene encoding adenylosuccinate lyase, producing the protein MIERYSRPEMRAIWTEENKFKAWLEVEILACEAWSKLGVIPEEDVKKLWDKATFDINRIYEIEEETRHDVVAFTRAVSETLGEEKKWVHYGLTSTDVVDTALSYLLRQANEILEKDIQDFIEILADKAREHKDTVCMGRTHGVHAEPTTFGLKLALWHEEMKRNLARFQAAKKEVAYGKISGAVGTYANIDPFVEAYVCEKLGLSAAPISTQTLQRDRHAEYMATLALIATSLEKFATEIRGLQKSEMREVEEAFAKGQKGSSAMPHKRNPIGSENICGLARVIRGHMLTSYENVSLWHERDISHSSAERVILPDATQALNYMLRRFMNIVKNLTVFPENMKRNMDRTFGLIYSQQVMLKLIEKGMSREQAYDTVQPRAMQAWEEQRSFRAIVEEDATVSSTLSKEELDECFDYRYHLKHVDTIFQRLGLV; encoded by the coding sequence ATGATCGAACGTTATTCCCGACCGGAAATGCGTGCCATTTGGACGGAAGAAAACAAATTCAAAGCGTGGCTGGAAGTAGAAATTCTCGCGTGTGAAGCATGGTCCAAGCTGGGCGTCATTCCTGAGGAAGACGTGAAAAAGCTGTGGGATAAAGCTACTTTTGACATTAACAGAATCTATGAGATCGAAGAAGAGACACGCCATGATGTGGTGGCGTTTACCCGTGCGGTATCGGAAACCTTGGGCGAGGAAAAGAAGTGGGTGCATTACGGACTGACTTCTACCGATGTGGTGGATACTGCTCTGTCTTACCTGCTGCGTCAGGCGAACGAAATTTTGGAGAAGGATATTCAAGACTTCATCGAGATTTTGGCCGACAAAGCTCGTGAGCACAAGGATACGGTTTGCATGGGCAGAACGCATGGCGTACATGCGGAGCCTACGACTTTTGGCTTGAAGCTGGCCCTGTGGCATGAAGAAATGAAGCGTAACCTGGCGCGTTTTCAGGCTGCGAAAAAAGAAGTGGCATACGGCAAAATCTCTGGCGCAGTTGGAACATACGCAAACATCGATCCGTTCGTGGAAGCGTACGTGTGCGAGAAGCTGGGGCTGTCGGCAGCACCTATCTCTACCCAAACCCTGCAGCGTGATCGCCACGCCGAGTACATGGCGACATTGGCACTGATCGCAACGTCTTTGGAAAAATTCGCAACAGAAATTCGCGGTCTGCAAAAGAGCGAAATGCGCGAGGTGGAAGAAGCATTTGCCAAAGGACAAAAAGGTTCTTCTGCAATGCCACACAAGCGCAACCCGATCGGCAGTGAAAATATTTGCGGACTGGCTCGTGTCATCCGCGGTCACATGCTCACTTCCTATGAAAATGTTTCCCTCTGGCATGAGCGGGATATTTCCCACTCCTCTGCGGAGCGCGTGATTTTGCCAGATGCGACGCAAGCATTGAACTACATGCTGCGCCGTTTCATGAACATCGTGAAAAACTTGACGGTGTTCCCTGAGAACATGAAGCGCAATATGGATCGTACCTTTGGATTGATCTACTCGCAGCAAGTCATGCTCAAGCTGATCGAAAAAGGCATGAGCCGCGAGCAAGCTTATGACACGGTACAGCCTCGTGCGATGCAGGCGTGGGAAGAGCAACGCTCCTTCCGTGCAATCGTCGAGGAGGATGCAACGGTCAGCTCTACACTGTCCAAGGAAGAGCTGGATGAGTGCTTTGACTACCGTTACCACCTGAAGCATGTGGATACGATTTTCCAACGTCTTGGTTTAGTGTAA